A window from Eretmochelys imbricata isolate rEreImb1 chromosome 23, rEreImb1.hap1, whole genome shotgun sequence encodes these proteins:
- the PRSS16 gene encoding thymus-specific serine protease has protein sequence MGRPVPWALGLLLSLLIQAEAGRNFRLLRQRVLWAREVQAMQDTFSRRRLLRPAPWRAPSEGALRQPLDHFDRQEGRVFNQRFWINEEFWHRPAGPVFLYIGGESSLSQFAVLSGHHMEMARKYGALAVALEHRFYGASINPDGLWEASLRFLSSQQALADLAAFHLFVTQKYNLTRNNTWICFGGSYPGNLAAWFRVKFPHLVFAAVASSAPVRAQLDFTGYNQVVAASLSDPVVGGSAQCREAVAQAFSAVDQRLQAGRLAELAKDFHSCGPLTEPDDCGELASNLADIFMGAVQYNNEGFQGGSVAKLCGIMNAMGLGSPYQRLIAVNNGFLERMALPCVDNSRQRALAELRSANLTLSGVGERQWYFQTCTEFGYYQTCEDTTCPFSRLLTLSAQLDLCSQVFGIGPERVGEAVTFTNEYYGADHPKASRILFVNGNIDPWHALSVLKNQSRSELAILINGTSHCANMNPSKPSDPLPLVLARERIDYQVGDWLRSARKEPSAP, from the exons GGCGCAACTTCCGGCTGCTGAGGCAGCGGGTGCTGTGGGCGCGTGAGGTGCAGGCCATGCAGGACACCTTCTCCCGGAGGCGGCTGCTGCGTCCGGCGCCCTGGCGTGCCCCCAGCGAGGGCGCCCTGCGCCAGCCCCTCGACCACTTCGATCGGCAGGAGGGGCGGGTCTTTAACCAG aGGTTCTGGATCAATGAGGAGTTCTGGCACCGCCCAGCCGGGCCCGTCTTCCTCTACATTGGGGGCGAGAGCTCCCTGTCGCAGTTCGCGGTGCTGTCGG GGCACCACATGGAGATGGCTCGGAAATACGGGGCGCTGGCCGTGGCCCTGGAGCACCGCTTCTACGGCGCCAGCATCAACCCCGACGGCCTGTGGGAAGCCAGCCTCCGGTTCCTGTCCAGCCAGCAGGC CCTGGCTGACCTGGCCGCCTTCCACCTCTTCGTCACTCAGAAGTATAACCTGACACGGAACAACACCTGGATCTGCTTCGGAGGCTCCTACCCTGGCAACCTCGCCGCCTGGTTCAGGGTCAAG TTCCCCCACCTGGTCTTTGCCGCTGTTGCGTCCTCCGCCCCGGTGCGGGCCCAGCTGGACTTCACCGGCTACAACCAG GTGGTGGCGGCGAGTCTGTCGGACCCGGTGGTGGGGGGCTCTGCTCAG TGTCGCGAGGCCGTGGCCCAGGCCTTCTCTGCCGTGGACCAGAGGCTGCAGGCCGGGCGGCTGGCCGAGCTGGCGAAGGATTTCCACTCCTGCGGGCCCCTGACGGAGCCCGACGACTGCGGGGAGCTCGCCAGCAACCTGGCTGACATCTTCATGGGCGCCGTGCAGTACAACAACGAGGGATTCCAGGGTGGCAGCGTGGCCAAGCTCTGCGGCATCATGAACGCCATGGGCCTGGGGTCCCCCTACCAGAGACTCATCGCTGTCAATAAC GGGTTCCTGGAGCGCATGGCGCTGCCCTGCGTGGACAACTCGCGCCAACGCGCCCTGGCCGAGCTGCGCAGCGCCAACCTGACGCTCAGCGGCGTGGGCGAACGGCAGTGGTATTTCCAGACCTGCACCGAGTTCGGATACT ACCAGACCTGCGAAGACACCACCTGCCCCTTCTCCCGTCTCCTGACGCTGTCGGCCCAGCTCGACCTCTGCTCCCAGGTGTTCGGCATCGGGCCCGAGCGCGTGGGGGAGGCAGTGACCTTCACCAACGAGTACTACGGGGCCGACCACCCCAAGGCCAGCAGGATCCTCTTTGTGAATG GCAACATCGACCCCTGGCATGCCCTGAGCGTCCTGAAGAACCAGTCGCGCTCGGAGCTGGCCATCCTCATCAATGGGACCTCCCACTGTGCCAACATGAACCCCTCCAAGCCCTCGGACCCCCTGCCCCTCGTCTTGGCCCGTGAG CGGATCGACTACCAGGTTGGCGACTGGTTGAGATCAGCAAGGAAGGAGCCTTCGGCCCCCTGA